From a single Solanum dulcamara chromosome 4, daSolDulc1.2, whole genome shotgun sequence genomic region:
- the LOC129887412 gene encoding kinesin-like protein KIN-14B gives MKEAAGNMKSMEHSDRSFGSLNESIHSLMGSKTHLTCNWVDSVRGIIKALQPKPTDKEEEEVDLQQQLPDDNKVYENSNKEAAISKIKGELEVLDDCIMKLNVQRRQVLNDLLDLKGNIRVFCRIRPISIGSQKSVEALDSNEMLINLADNKSKIYSFDKVFHPSSSQGEVFSEIEPIIKSALDGYNACIFAYGQTGTGKTFTMEGTEEFPGVVPRGIEALFKYAADSNHAFLFSFSMLEIYMGYLKDLLTPHSQTTKSIFPLPPCLSIQTHPNGETEIENLVTIQVNDLNQAMRLYKLGCGFRSTASTYSNRTSSRSHCMIRISISSFSASKRRRLTNKLWMIDLGGSERVLKTKALGRRFEEGKAINLSLSALGDVIYALQSKKRHIPYRNSKLTQVLKDSLGDDSKTLMLVHVGPHEEDLCETLCTLNFATRVKHIQLRNEESTEVKAEKEVAINNLLQKMNQIEYNRNDVTKEIKKLNEKLGKLTVISPSSTELVDLSDVCIEGLGSNMRFQKISVTSTSLADFPRFMRPTVCSRSKSGNAGVEIQSLKSRSLLPPRKGKGSTHCAKSLDFPIEGTSECYSESSVSRTSCLISPTTKFSADNETEFSGDTSDSDIKVAVFTKQDLSERDSIPKKFNLRLSKKNHANTMERGSTQNHSKVDNWLQLHKCASNIKRCTHKNKRILAIPIPENKARVRGRIVPDSHDEKVPGKELRTRNMNHRDSKSADMENHLSSELEEEVNVSNPVLKHFIDYEKSYPACPAGKIDAVTVNGTQGQVLDSTTEVSECRSFSGPADLNDLKLIMPDIAYQERYNISASKVNNLSIGLIGSPSSSKKKPKYEEMHKMEESNLENMHVPGCVREGTKPCHYELRSPSALSICKSNQMDYYLVPKSLDNTRTGGFLNLVKPKVHILYSSALVALGFASLGLGHDFFYALTL, from the exons ATGAAGGAGGCTGCAGGGAATATGAAAAGCATGGAGCATTCGGATAGATCCTTTGGGTCCCTAAATgaatcaattcattctctcatgGGTTCGAAAACACACCTAACTTGTAACTGGGTGGATTCAGTTCGTGGAATCATCAAGGCCCTGCAACCAAAGCCAActgataaagaagaagaagaagtagacctacaacaacagctaccagATGACAATAAGGTATATGAAAACAGTAATAAGGAAGCTGCTATTTCAAAGATTAAAG GTGAACTTGAAGTATTAGATGATTGCATTATGAAACTTAACGTACAGAGGAGGCAGGTTCTTAATGACCTCTTGGATTTGAAAG GTAATATTCGAGTATTTTGTCGGATAAGACCCATTAGCATTGGCAGTCAAAAGTCAGTTGAAGCTTTGGATTCGAATGAGATGCTCATAAATTTGGCTGACAATAAGTCCAAAATTTATAGCTTTGACAAGGTCTTCCATCCTTCTTCCTCACAAG GTGAGGTGTTTTCAGAAATAGAACCAATAATTAAGTCCGCTCTGGATGGCTATAACGCGTGCATATTTGCTTATGGACAGACGGGCACAGGGAAAACATTCACAATG GAAGGCACAGAGGAGTTTCCAGGGGTTGTGCCCCGTGGGATTGAGGCGCTTTTTAAGTATGCTGCAGACAGTAACCATGCATTCCTCTTCAGTTTCAGTATGCTGGAGATATACATGGGATATTTAAAAGATCTACTCACCCCACATAGTCAGACAACAAAGTCAATATTCCCTTTACCACCATG TCTTTCAATCCAAACACATCCCAATGGAGAAACCGAGATTGAAAATCTTGTGACCATCCAAGTAAATGACTTGAACCAAGCCATGAGATTGTACAAGTTAGGATGTGGTTTCAGATCCACTGCTTCCACATATTCCAACCGAACATCAAGCAGATCTCATTG CATGATTCGCATATCAATTTCCAGCTTTAGTGCTAGTAAACGGAGAAGGTTAACGAACAAACTGTGGATGATCGACCTTGGAGGAAGTGAACGTGTTCTAAAAACAAAAGCACTGGGGAGAAGATTTGAAGAGGGAAAAGCAATTAATCTCTCACTTTCTGCCCTTGGAGATGTCATCTATGCCCTCCAAAGTAAAAAGCGCCACATTCCTTACAG GAATAGCAAGCTGACGCAAGTTCTTAAAGATTCCCTAG GTGATGATTCCAAAACACTAATGCTGGTTCATGTCGGTCCCCATGAAGAAGATTTGTGCGAGACATTGTGTACATTAAATTTTGCAACACGAGTCAAACATATTCAATTAAGAAATGAAGAATCAACA GAAGTTAAGGCAGAAAAGGAAGTTGCAATAAATAATCTGCTGCAGAAGATGAACCAAATTGAGTACAACCGCAATGATGTCACAAAAGAAATCAAGAAGCTGAATGAGAAACTAGGAAAGCTTACAGTAATATCACCCTCTTCAACTGAACTAGTGGATCTCTCAGATGTATGCATTGAAGGGTTAGGGTCTAACATGAGATTTCAAAAAATTAGTGTCACATCTACCTCTTTAGCAGACTTTCCCAGATTTATGAGGCCTACTGTTTGTAGCCGAAGTAAATCAGGAAATGCTGGAGTAGAAATCCAATCCTTGAAAAGTAGATCCTTGCTTCCTCCTAGAAAAGGAAAAGGATCCACTCACTGTGCCAAGTCTCTGGATTTTCCCATAGAAGGAACATCAGAATGCTATTCAGAGAGCAGTGTTTCCAGAACTAGCTGCCTTATCAGTCCAACTACGAAATTCAGTGCGGATAATGAGACAGAATTCAGCGGAGACACATCAGATAGTGACATTAAGGTGGCAGTGTTTACGAAACAAGATCTATCAGAAAGAGATTCAATACCCAAAAAGTTTAATTTGAGACTCAGCAAGAAGAACCATGCAAATACAATGGAAAGAGGATCAACCCAAAACCACTCAAAGGTTGATAATTGGCTTCAACTGCACAAATGTGCATCAAATATAAAAAGGTGCACTCATAAGAACAAAAGAATTCTTGCGATACCAATTCCAGAGAATAAAGCAAGGGTCAGAGGCAGAATTGTTCCAGATTCACATGATGAAAAGGTCCCAGGCAAAGAGTTGAGAACAAGAAACATGAATCATAGAGATTCAAAATCAGCTGATATGGAGAATCATTTGAGCTCCGAGTTAGAAGAAGAAGTTAATGTGTCTAATCCAGTTTTGAAGCACTTTATCGATTATGAGAAGTCATATCCTGCATGTCCAGCCGGCAAAATTGATGCGGTAACCGTGAATGGAACACAAGGTCAAGTACTCGATTCAACAACTGAGGTCAGTGAATGCAGAAGTTTTAGTGGACCTGCTGATTTGAATGATCTTAAACTGATTATGCCAGACATTGCATATCAAGAGAGATATAATATTTCAGCATCTAAGGTCAACAACCTTAGCATAGGCCTGATAGGGAGTCCCTCTAGCTCAAAGAAGAAACCAAAGTATGAAGAAATGCATAAAATGGAAGAAAGTAACTTAGAGAATATGCATGTCCCAGGATGCGTTAGAGAAGGAACAAAGCCCTGCCACTATGAGTTAAGATCTCCCAGCGCTTTGTCTATTTGCAAATCAAATCAAATGGATTATTACCTTGTTCCCAAATCACTAGACAACACCAGAACTGGAG GATTCCTTAATCTTGTGAAACCAAAAGTACACATCTTATATAGCAGTGCTCTTGTTGCATTGGGATTTGCAAGCCTAGGTCTTGGGCATGACTTCTTCTATGCTTTGACTCTCTAA
- the LOC129887413 gene encoding LOW QUALITY PROTEIN: pentatricopeptide repeat-containing protein At5g56310-like (The sequence of the model RefSeq protein was modified relative to this genomic sequence to represent the inferred CDS: inserted 1 base in 1 codon): MLRPFSRPSSKLVHSLLKPSSNHSHYNYHKSSLQLEDTYLPLLEKCSNENHIYQTHGFMVHRALDQDNFILSQFFHTCSALGFVNYAYSIFTSKPNPNIYLYNTLISIFSRQQHLSKVAIYLYKQARAIGLYHDTYSIPFVLNAVTCLITSRQIHCEAILTGLNNDVHVATSVVRMYSSFGCISDARKVFDEMRNRHVGLWNAMIVGYVKAHDMDTAKHLFDNMLEKNVVSWTTIIAGYAQGNQFSQAIGMFRKMMNVEVSAKPDEVTMLAALSACAHLGEHELGEWIHSYIIKHRLRRTVTLNNALIDMYAKSGNVKKAVELFESMETRSVVTWSTVISALSVNGYGREALNMFSRMKMVGIKPNRVTLIAVLSACSHAGLVEEGRLYFKTMEEKHGISPDIKHYGCMVDLLGRAGYLDEAANMVKTMPFEANAAIWGSLLAAARNQGHVKHGEQALKHLTEVEPHNSGNYSLVSNTYAALGRWSEARVARTIMRNTGVKKLPGGSFIKMKDRVYYFYSGDRSHSQCERIYRVLSQLNRVSKMVPHEYWGYEELLDADXPQEDHL; encoded by the exons ATGTTGCGGCCATTTTCTAGGCCATCCTCTAAACTTGTTCACAGTCTACTAAAACCCAGCTCCAATCACTCCCATTACAACTACCACAAATCCAGTCTTCAACTAGAAGACACATATTTACCTTTGCTTGAAAAATGTTCCAACGAAAATCACATTTATCAAACTCATGGCTTCATGGTACATCGTGCTTTAGATCAAGACAACTTCATTCTCAGCCAATTCTTCCACACATGTTCTGCCCTTGGCTTTGTCAACTATGCATATTCAATTTTCACTTCcaaacccaatccaaatatatatcTTTACAATACTTTGATCAGTATCTTCTCTCGACAACAACATTTATCTAAGGTTGCAATTTACCTTTATAAACAAGCTCGAGCCATTGGCTTATATCATGATACTTACTCTATCCCTTTTGTGTTGAATGCTGTAACTTGTCTGATCACCTCTAGGCAAATTCACTGTGAAGCTATTTTAACTGGATTGAACAATGATGTACACGTAGCAACGTCGGTTGTACGGATGTATTCTTCTTTTGGGTGCATTTCTGATGCACGTAAGGTGTTTGATGAAATGCGTAACAGACATGTGGGCTTGTGGAATGCCATGATTGTGGGTTATGTTAAGGCTCATGATATGGATACCGCGAAGCACCTGTTTGATAATATGCTGGAGAAGAATGTGGTTTCTTGGACTACCATTATTGCGGGGTACGCTCAGGGGAATCAGTTTTCTCAGGCTATAGGTATGTTCCGGAAAATGATGAATGTGGAGGTTAGTGCTAAGCCTGATGAAGTAACAATGTTAGCTGCACTTTCAGCTTGTGCCCACTTGGGTGAGCATGAGTTGGGTGAATGGATCCATAGTTATATTATAAAACACAGGTTACGCAGAACTGTAACTCTTAACAATGCACTTATTGATATGTATGCAAAATCGGGCAATGTAAAGAAGGCAGTAGAATTGTTTGAGAGTATGGAAACTAGGAGTGTTGTTACTTGGTCAACAGTGATTTCTGCATTGTCTGTCAATGGCTATGGAAGAGAAGCACTTAACATGTTTTCTCGGATGAAAATGGTTGGAATTAAGCCAAACAGAGTCACCTTAATAGCAGTATTATCTGCATGTAGCCACGCAGGACTCGTGGAGGAAGGCAGATTGTATTTTAAGACAATGGAAGAAAAACATGGCATTAGTCCTGACATCAAACACTATGGTTGCATGGTTGATCTTTTAGGGCGTGCTGGATACCTCGATGAGGCTGCAAATATGGTTAAAACGATGCCGTTTGAAGCAAATGCAGCAATTTGGGGATCACTTCTTGCTGCAGCCAGGAACCAAGGTCATGTCAAACATGGGGAGCAAGCTCTGAAGCATCTAACTGAAGTTGAACCACATAATAGTGGGAATTATTCCCTTGTGTCCAATACATATGCTGCTCTTGGTAGGTGGAGTGAAGCTAGGGTAGCAAGAACGATCATGAGGAACACAGGAGTCAAAAAGTTGCCAGGTGGTAGCTTCATCAAGATGAAAGATCGAGTTTATTATTTCTATTCAGGAGACAGATCACATTCTCAATGTGAGAGAATATACAGAGTTCTTTCACAGTTAAACAGGGTGTCAAAGATGGTACCGCATGAATATTGGGGATATGAAGAGCTTCTTGATGCTG AACCTCAAGAGGACCACTTATAA